Proteins found in one Plasmodium gaboni strain SY75 chromosome 13, whole genome shotgun sequence genomic segment:
- a CDS encoding hypothetical protein (conserved Plasmodium protein, unknown function) encodes MEYLLNRSLKKCYNKLSFFLGSSYKFSSLVENSKKNVNTFRFETKEINDYNYKDLLRNEKAFLVYGYANYSYKSINNFNKLIDIVKEDLENRPDKNVSIYKLNVSNNNLLVKQFHIKNIPLIQLRYNNKLMQEINGNELNENNIKNILKRYYNYFNTLNSVNDINDFLVREEELSYNNNESYFDSSKSNNNLKDESDHVNYELTFINDDKKEIITNEIKNLFKNNILDKLQLNYNCSSYIVFKKLELLLTEKNKNTKLIKELLNDIIFNHSTYLDINQHYSKITAKAFLYLFDEHLISIEKLLELKDIILQNDNQTDIKLDDIKLINFLEPQINFDNSKIIHYNKFQCIDDFLSRPEETNDHMTLLLSSSIKKNILNTQLIDINKINDDIKIKYLSRIYRILSIKYFHIGDIQNCLSYALHSYKLTVPLNNIDSNKSKVLIENLILYYGAYNNDIINFLSQLQFLFTDKNFKVIKFPHTRAFKGGRPMMKRGKSGKWLWLSPDWKPRWLKKKSKLILEEEWKCVPDKNVPFWN; translated from the coding sequence atGGAATATTTGCTTAATAGgtctttaaaaaaatgttataataaattatcattttttttaggCTCATCATATAAATTCTCTAGTTTAGTTGAGAATAGCAAAAAGAATGTTAATACATTCCGATTTGaaacaaaagaaataaatgaCTATAATTACAAGGATTTATTAAGAAATGAGAAAGCTTTTTTAGTTTATGGATATGCaaattattcttataaaagtataaataattttaataaattaattgATATTGTAAAAGAAGATTTAGAAAATAGACCAGACAAAAATGTGTccatatataaattaaatgtaagcaataataatttattagTTAAACaatttcatataaaaaatattccaTTAATCCAACTTcgatataataataaattgatgcaagaaataaatggaaatgaattaaatgaaaataatattaaaaatatattaaagagatattataattattttaatacCTTAAATTCTGTAAATGATATTAATGATTTTTTAGTAAGGGAAGAAGAgttatcatataataataacgAATCATATTTTGATTCTTCcaaaagtaataataatttgaaGGATGAATCTGATCATGTTAATTATGAATTAACTTTTATTAATGATGATAAGAAAGAAATTATTActaatgaaataaaaaatcttttcaaaaataatatattagatAAATTACAATTAAATTATAACTGTTCTTcttatattgtttttaaaaaactGGAATTACTTCTAAcggaaaaaaataaaaatacaaaactaataaaagaattattaaatgatattatttttaacCATAGTACATATCTAGATATAAATCAACATTATAGTAAAATAACGGCAAAAGcttttctttatttatttgatgAACATTTAATATCTATAGAAAAATTGTTAgaattaaaagatataatattacaaaatGATAACCAAACAGATATAAAACTAGATgatattaaattaattaatttcCTTGAACCCCAAATTAACTTTGATAATAGCaaaataattcattataataaatttcAATGTATAGATGACTTCCTATCAAGACCTGAAGAAACTAATGATCATATGactttattattatcatcatcaataaaaaaaaatattttaaatacaCAATTAATTgatataaacaaaattaatgatgatataaaaataaaatatttaagtagaatatatagaatattatcaataaaatatttccATATAGGAGATATTCAAAATTGTTTATCATATGCATTACATTCATACAAATTAACAGTACCATTAAATAACATAGACAGCAATAAATCCAAAGTTCTTATTGAAAACCTTATTCTATATTATGGAGCATacaataatgatattattaattttttaagtcaattacaatttttatttacagATAAAAATTTCAAAGTTATTAAATTCCCACACACAAGAGCATTCAAAGGGGGAAGGCCAATGATGAAAAGAGGTAAATCAGGAAAGTGGCTTTGGTTAAGCCCAGATTGGAAACCTAGATggttaaaaaaaaaatccAAATTAATTTTAGAAGAAGAATGGAAATGTGTACCTGATAAAAATGTTCCATTCTGgaattaa
- a CDS encoding hypothetical protein (conserved Plasmodium protein, unknown function), translating to MHDSFYNSNKLSGRVTNPRTSHFSYTQKYDDSLNSECKRSTITKCSSNINTPSIYNDQVIYHPNIVPRVSVISPYNPGIVQRKYNCLNSFPCLHAPSKIKDIPMNMKSNNQSSIRYINKSPCIYNNKEALLSDKFNPPYCNDNVLLVQKNIDHPHVANKVLIGSNRTLDNNLPLTKKNKNINNNNNNNYYYYSSSRSSSRDAKYPIGEKQKNMKQEFLVNEPFKKRITKVNSHKTDMTNKINKLIKEKDEEIKKLEESLQTEMNLNKIEDDQNVDNQKLKEELLDQKTKYQETLKHLKKVETEKRNLKTSLNVRDRVLTKLEKEVSSVDHENELLLKLKENNATLDDVHHIFKYLYGNAKNLVENNLKETHKKDNKNNMYKVLYKSNLFNNNNNNFDERNSDNHINDHINSDDDNDVALKETKSIKNEHNYKKIKNSYDLDILKTTVVELEKEIIDLKEENKNVNFKYENTFQALSELRKDTLEYMESIVSRDMRIAYMESMLQKCEKDLSKLRDQYTKQQIINRQQVDKFTSEIKILEKQSSHLQSMIQEKDSQIVLLKKEIVRNDILIKQYEERNKELQNELRLMCSNLENVIEASNKKDLFMNELEKQIRENEVHRQHAYLKEVAKNRKIHADMKFKEILYDKSSKHQSDELHDLKKELYLNQIQMQKAKEAFQILKNVPKTETKIKHKCETNDIETSSFNNFSEYKNEKESQNMTFETKDSTDAGTEYNIKNTTTKKKKKETKLSA from the coding sequence ATGCATGACAGTTTTTATAACAGCAATAAATTATCAGGAAGGGTTACTAACCCTAGAACAAGTCATTTTAGCTATACTCAAAAATATGATGATTCATTAAATTCTGAATGCAAAAGATCAACAATAACAAAATGTTCaagtaatataaatacacctagtatatataatgatcAAGTTATATATCATCCAAATATAGTACCTCGAGTATCTGTTATAAGTCCTTATAATCCTGGCATAGTTcaaagaaaatataattgtCTTAATTCATTTCCGTGTTTACATGCACCtagtaaaataaaagatatacCAATGAATATGAAATCAAACAATCAGAGTTCtattagatatattaataaatctccttgtatatataataataaggaaGCTCTTTTATCAGATAAATTTAATCCACCTTATTGTAATGATAATGTTTTGTTAGTACAGAAAAATATTGATCATCCTCATGTAGCTAACAAGGTATTAATAGGATCAAATAGGACACTAGATAATAATCTGCCCTtaaccaaaaaaaataaaaacataaataataataataataataattattattattatagtAGCAGTAGAAGTAGTAGTAGAGATGCGAAATATCCTATAGGtgaaaaacaaaaaaatatgaaacAAGAATTTCTAGTGAATGAAccatttaaaaaaagaataacAAAAGTAAATTCTCATAAAACAGATATgacaaataaaattaataaattaattaaagaaaaagatgaagaaattaaaaaacTAGAAGAATCTTTACAAACCGAAATGAATCTTAACAAAATAGAAGATGATCAAAATGTAGATAATCAAAAATTGAAAGAAGAATTATTAGATCAAAAAACTAAATATCAAGAAACATTAAAACATCTGAAAAAAGTAGAAACggaaaaaagaaatttaaAAACTAGTCTAAATGTTAGAGATAGAGTACTAACCAAACTTGAAAAAGAAGTCAGTTCAGTCGATCATGAGAATGAGCTATTGTTGAAACTGAAGGAGAATAATGCAACGTTAGATGATGTCcatcatatttttaaataccTATATGGAAATGCTAAGAATTTAGTggaaaataatttaaaggaaacacataaaaaagataacaaaaataatatgtataaggttttatataaatccaacctatttaataataacaacaataatTTTGATGAAAGGAACTCCGATAACCATATTAATGATCACATTAATTCggatgatgataatgatgTTGCTCTGAAGGAAACCAAatctataaaaaatgaacataattataaaaaaataaaaaattcGTATGATCTGGATATACTAAAAACAACAGTTGTTGAAttagaaaaagaaattatcgatttaaaagaagaaaataagaATGTAAATTTTAAGTATGAAAATACCTTTCAAGCTCTAAGTGAATTAAGAAAAGATACTTTAGAATATATGGAATCGATTGTATCTCGTGATATGAGAATAGCTTACATGGAAAGTATGCTACAGAAATGTGAAAAGGACTTAAGCAAATTAAGAGATCAATATACTAAACAACAAATAATTAATAGACAACAGGTTGATAAATTTACATCagaaattaaaatattagaaaaaCAATCATCACATTTACAATCTATGATACAAGAAAAAGATTCTCAAATagttttattaaaaaaagaaatcGTACGTAATGATATTTTAATCAAACAATATGAAGAACGAAACAAAGAATTACAAAATGAACTTCGATTGATGTGTAGCAATTTAGAAAATGTAATTGAAGcttcaaataaaaaagatttatttatgaatGAACtagaaaaacaaataaGAGAAAATGAAGTACATAGACAACATGCTTATTTAAAAGAAGTAGctaaaaatagaaaaattCATGCTGATATGAAATTTAAAGAAATTCTATATGACAAATCATCAAAACATCAGAGTGATGAATTACatgatttaaaaaaagaattatatttaaatcaAATACAAATGCAAAAAGCAAAAGAAGCTTTTCAAATACTTAAAAATGTGCCCAAAACagaaacaaaaattaaacatAAATGTGAAACCAATGATATAGAAACGtcttcatttaataatttctcagaatataaaaatgaaaaagagTCACAAAATATGACATTTGAAACTAAGGATTCTACTGATGCTGGAActgaatataatattaagaatactacaacaaaaaaaaaaaaaaaggaaacCAAATTAAGTgcataa